A region from the Acyrthosiphon pisum isolate AL4f chromosome A1, pea_aphid_22Mar2018_4r6ur, whole genome shotgun sequence genome encodes:
- the LOC100169110 gene encoding phytoene desaturase, translating into MVVKIIIIGAGVGGTAAAARLSKKGFQVEIYEKNAYNGGRCSLIYQNGHRFDQGPSLYLMPKIFEEIFEDLGEDIKNHIDLLKCPSNYSVHFHDGETFELTTDISKLSRSLEKYEGYGESTLINFLRYLKETHVHYQRSVKVALKTDFQHWYDFFNPKFLPDVIQLHLLDTVYNRVCKYFKSDYMRKAFSFQTMYLGMSPYDGLAAYSLLQYTEIAEGIWYPKGGFHKVLESLENIAVQHGAKFNYNADVQEIIVDDKGVAKGIKMVNGDVVNSDIVICNADLVYAYNKLLPKTSYADKLGKKELTSSSISFYWSMKTIVSQLKVHNIFLAEKYKESFDQIFKDHTLPDEPSFYVNVPSRIDPTAAPEGKDTIVVLVPVGHISNVPNIDFDQHVKTAREHVIDTIEKRLKISNFRSMIDHEIVNDPRTWQNNFNLWKGSILGLSHSLFQVLWFRPSMKCKIFENLYFVGASVQPGTGVPIVLCGTKLLEKQLCDRFLDSKVTKSSWSMCVSFLIGIIVLLIFCTLF; encoded by the exons ATGGTGGTTAAAATTATCATCATCGGAGCTGGAGTTGGTGGTACAGCAGCAGCTGCTAGACTTAGCAAGAAAGGATTTCAAGtagaaatttatgaaaaaaatgcatataatggTGGAAGATGTTCACTCATTTATCAAAATGGACATCGATTTGATCAAGGCCCTTCATTGTATCTGATGCCTAAAATATTTGAGGAGATATTTGAAGATTTGGGAGAGGACATTAAAAATCACATCGATTTATTGAAGTGTCCTTCTAATTACAGTGTACATTTTCATGATGGGGAAACATTTGAACTTACCAcagatatatcaaaattatcacGTTCTTTGGAAAAATACGAAGGTTATGGTGAATCaacattgattaattttttgagatatttaaagGAAACCCATGTACACTATCAAAGGAGCGTTAAAGTTGCACTCAAAACCGATTTCCAACATTGGTATGATTTTTTCAATCCAAAATTTTTACCAGACGTAATCCAACTACATCTGTTGGACACTGTTTATAACAGAGTTTGTAAGTATTTCAAGAGCGACTACATGAGAAAGGCATTTTCATTCCAGACTATGTACTTGGg aaTGTCACCATATGATGGCTTAGCTGCCTATAGCTTACTGCAGTACACTGAAATAGCGGAAGGGATTTGGTATCCGAAAGGAGGCTTCCATAAAGTTTTGGAAAGTCTTGAAAACATTGCTGTACAACATGGGGCAAAGTTCAATTATAATGCCGATGTCCAAGAAATAATAGTAGACGACAAAGGAGTGGCAAAGGGAATCAAAATGGTGAATGGTGATGTGGTAAATAGtgacattgtaatttgtaatgcaGATCTCGTATACGCGTACAACAAACTTTTGCCAAAAACGTCATACGCCGATAAGCTCGGGAAAAAAGAACTCACTTCATCCTCGATATCATTTTATTGGTCAATGAAAACAATTGTGTCACAGTTGAAAgtacacaacatttttttggctgaaaaatataaagaaagtTTCGATCAAATATTCAAGGATCACACTTTGCCCGACGAACCATCGTTTTATGTTAACGTACCTAGTCGCATCGATCCGACAGCGGCGCCAGAAGGAAAAGACACAATCGTGGTTTTAGTACCGGTGGGGCATATATcgaatgtacctaatattgattTCGATCAACATGTGAAGACAGCTAGGGAACATGTAATCGACACAATTGAGAAAAGATTGAAGATATCCAACTTCAGAAGTATGATCGATCATGAGATAGTGAACGATCCAAGAACATggcaaaacaattttaatttatggaaaGGGTCTATACTAGGATTATCTCATTCATTATTTCAGGTTCTATGGTTCAGACCTAgtatgaaatgtaaaatatttgaaaacttgTACTTTGTCGGCGCTTCGGTGCAGCCTGGTACTGGTGTACCAATAGTCTTATGTGGTACAAAATTGCTAGAGAAACAATTGTGTGATAGATTCTTAGATAGTAAAGTTACAAAAAGCTCATGGTCGATGTGCGTTTCATTTTTAATCGGTATCATAGTACTTCTGATTTTTTgcactttattttaa
- the LOC100166963 gene encoding protein BUD31 homolog isoform X2 codes for MICFIDVKLFLEICSKKKVTNAQIVNSGGHACHFHVTLQTKRPFLKKYFTEKPRGSSFQTMTATDELYDFCLQEKIADQNLIAKWKKQGYENLCCLRCIQTRDTNFGTSCICRVPKSKLEEGRIVECVHCGCRGCSG; via the exons atgatttgtttCATAGACGTAAAGCTATTTCTAGAg ATATGCTCCAAGAAAAAAGTCACAAATGCACAAATAGTCAATTCTGGTGGGCACGCATGTCACTTCCACGTTACCCTTCAAACAAAACGGCCattcttgaaaaaatatttcacagaAAAACCCCGAGGCTCTTCTTTCCAAACCATGACGGCAACTGATG aatTGTATGATTTCTGCCTGCAAGAAAAAATTGCCGATCAAAATTTAATAGCTAAATGGAAAAAACAAGGTTATGAAAACCTATGTTGCCTTCGTTGTATTCAAACTAGGGATACAAATTTTGGAACTAGTTGTATATGCAGAGTCCCAAAATCTAAACTAGAAGaa ggTCGAATCGTGGAATGTGTGCATTGTGGATGTAGAGGTTGTTCCGgctaa
- the LOC100166963 gene encoding protein BUD31 homolog isoform X1 — protein sequence MPKVRRSRKPPPDGWELIEPTLEELEQKMREAETESHEGKRKVEALWPIFKIHNQKSRYIYDLFHRRKAISRELYDFCLQEKIADQNLIAKWKKQGYENLCCLRCIQTRDTNFGTSCICRVPKSKLEEGRIVECVHCGCRGCSG from the exons atgccGAAAGTTCGTAGAAGCCGGAAACCGCCTCCGGATGGATGGGAACTTATAGAACCTACGCTAGAAGAATTGGAGCAAAAAATGAGAGAAG CTGAAACTGAATCTCATGAAGGCAAACGTAAAGTAGAAGCATTGTGgccaattttcaaaattcataacCAAAAATCaagatatatttatgatttgtttCATAGACGTAAAGCTATTTCTAGAg aatTGTATGATTTCTGCCTGCAAGAAAAAATTGCCGATCAAAATTTAATAGCTAAATGGAAAAAACAAGGTTATGAAAACCTATGTTGCCTTCGTTGTATTCAAACTAGGGATACAAATTTTGGAACTAGTTGTATATGCAGAGTCCCAAAATCTAAACTAGAAGaa ggTCGAATCGTGGAATGTGTGCATTGTGGATGTAGAGGTTGTTCCGgctaa
- the LOC100166963 gene encoding protein BUD31 homolog isoform X3 has product MPKVRRSRKPPPDGWELIEPTLEELEQKMREAETESHEGKRKVEALWPIFKIHNQKSRYIYDLFHRRKAISRDMLQEKSHKCTNSQFWWARMSLPRYPSNKTAILEKIFHRKTPRLFFPNHDGN; this is encoded by the exons atgccGAAAGTTCGTAGAAGCCGGAAACCGCCTCCGGATGGATGGGAACTTATAGAACCTACGCTAGAAGAATTGGAGCAAAAAATGAGAGAAG CTGAAACTGAATCTCATGAAGGCAAACGTAAAGTAGAAGCATTGTGgccaattttcaaaattcataacCAAAAATCaagatatatttatgatttgtttCATAGACGTAAAGCTATTTCTAGAg ATATGCTCCAAGAAAAAAGTCACAAATGCACAAATAGTCAATTCTGGTGGGCACGCATGTCACTTCCACGTTACCCTTCAAACAAAACGGCCattcttgaaaaaatatttcacagaAAAACCCCGAGGCTCTTCTTTCCAAACCATGACGGCAACTGA